Proteins from a single region of Pseudopedobacter saltans DSM 12145:
- a CDS encoding DUF6266 family protein → MGKYSQGILGAFSGKVGTVVGASWRGIKYMRSLAAKRGNSRASEKQLEQQARFALIAGFLRPVKPLLELGFKNYAIGRTGYNSASSYNLKNALTGQIPNLQIDYSMVLLSRGDLVGAKSLSVSSATPAELNIVWQDNSGQAKAKPEDQLIVAVFLPALAEATYMIGAAERQNESFVYNLPAEYSGETAEVYISWTSVDEKEVATSVHAGSVIIA, encoded by the coding sequence ATGGGTAAATATTCACAGGGCATTCTGGGTGCCTTTTCGGGAAAGGTGGGAACAGTAGTAGGTGCGTCATGGCGCGGTATTAAATACATGCGAAGTCTGGCTGCTAAACGTGGCAATAGCAGGGCTAGTGAAAAGCAATTGGAACAACAGGCCCGTTTTGCGCTGATTGCCGGTTTCCTAAGACCTGTCAAGCCATTGCTGGAGCTAGGCTTCAAGAACTATGCAATCGGGAGAACGGGTTACAACAGTGCTTCCAGCTATAACCTGAAAAATGCATTGACCGGACAAATTCCAAATCTGCAAATAGACTATAGTATGGTACTGTTAAGCCGGGGCGATCTGGTTGGCGCAAAATCACTATCGGTAAGCTCAGCAACTCCAGCGGAACTGAACATCGTCTGGCAGGACAATAGCGGACAAGCCAAGGCTAAACCGGAAGATCAATTGATTGTGGCGGTCTTTTTACCGGCTTTGGCAGAAGCTACCTATATGATTGGAGCAGCCGAAAGGCAGAACGAATCATTTGTATATAATCTTCCGGCAGAGTACAGCGGCGAAACTGCGGAAGTATACATCAGCTGGACTTCGGTAGATGAAAAGGAAGTAGCGACAAGTGTTCACGCGGGAAGTGTGATAATTGCGTAA
- a CDS encoding C40 family peptidase has translation MAANYIILAFFCFITPGSNWRTNSNLLKIQEQANREKIVAIARGELGVREITGNNDGERVEEYLAITGLKKGQPWCASFMSWVFKKAGYQEPCTAWSPALFVNKVITKAIKPGNVLGVWFPDKKRIAHAGLVEQQQGDWIVSIEGNTNVFGSREGDGVYRKRRHIKTIYRYADWLAKKESSP, from the coding sequence ATGGCAGCAAATTATATTATACTGGCTTTCTTTTGCTTTATTACTCCTGGCAGCAATTGGCGGACTAACAGCAATTTGCTAAAAATACAGGAGCAAGCCAACCGGGAAAAAATAGTAGCCATTGCCCGGGGCGAACTGGGTGTACGTGAGATTACCGGCAACAACGACGGTGAAAGGGTAGAAGAATACCTCGCAATAACCGGCTTAAAGAAAGGACAGCCCTGGTGTGCTTCCTTTATGAGCTGGGTGTTCAAAAAAGCAGGATATCAGGAACCCTGTACGGCCTGGTCACCAGCTTTGTTTGTCAATAAGGTAATTACTAAAGCCATTAAACCGGGAAATGTATTAGGTGTCTGGTTTCCAGATAAAAAGAGGATAGCCCATGCGGGGCTGGTGGAACAGCAGCAGGGCGATTGGATTGTCAGTATAGAAGGCAATACAAATGTATTTGGTAGTCGTGAAGGAGACGGAGTGTACCGCAAGCGAAGACATATCAAAACAATTTATCGTTATGCGGATTGGTTGGCTAAAAAGGAGAGCTCGCCATGA
- a CDS encoding glycoside hydrolase family 97 protein — translation MMKRINLLGCFLYAIFSLNLHAQTIVESTRSSLVSPNGKYKFEVYQKEISGKSRQLYYTLTYNGKAVIEESELGVLIKNQLFESALGIPNDTAKIWGANLSFTGKKTHTFNETWKPIYGERSIIRNHYNELTLNFLKGEEKTGGIDEGYDKRRFYMMDFIVRAYDEGVAFRYFFPEATNGLFLHITGEQTQFTFPEKTMAYYERWAQGPYELQSLKNWKDESERPLTLKLKNGLTVALAEAEMIDYSRMKFRLDETKQNTLQASLYSSVDVITPYTTPWRVIMVAEKATELIENNDIILNLNPANKIKNTSWIKPGKVIRVAKLTQEDAIKCIDFAAERGLQYIHIDAGWYGPEMKMESDATSVAENRNFDIPALTAYAAKKGIGLLVYVNQRALVQQLDELLPLYKKWGIKGIKFGFVQIGNQHWSTWLHDAIKKCAQYEMLVDIHDEYRPTGFSRTYPNLMTQEGVRGNEEMPDAIHNTILPFTRFLAGAADYTICYYNNRIKTTHAHQLAMAAVYYSPLQFLYWYDHPSAYQGEPEIEFFDKVKTVWDDTKAVAGDVGEYVTIARRSGNDWFLGSLNNNDARNVTTPLTFLEAGKKYVAHIYTDDENINTRTKVKVTRLIVDKTVQLQFTLKASGGSAIHLVPATKKDQKSYRSYKRNTVL, via the coding sequence ATGATGAAAAGAATAAACCTGCTGGGCTGTTTTTTGTATGCTATATTTTCTTTAAACCTACATGCACAGACAATTGTAGAATCTACACGTTCAAGTTTAGTGTCTCCTAATGGAAAATACAAATTTGAAGTATATCAGAAAGAAATTTCCGGCAAATCCAGACAATTATATTATACCCTTACTTATAACGGAAAAGCAGTTATTGAAGAGTCTGAACTGGGGGTGCTCATTAAAAACCAATTGTTTGAATCGGCATTGGGAATACCCAATGATACTGCTAAAATATGGGGAGCAAACCTAAGCTTTACAGGTAAAAAAACGCATACTTTCAATGAAACCTGGAAACCTATATATGGCGAGCGAAGTATCATACGTAACCATTATAATGAGTTAACGCTGAATTTCTTGAAGGGCGAGGAGAAAACCGGAGGTATCGATGAAGGTTACGATAAACGGCGCTTTTATATGATGGATTTCATCGTGAGAGCCTATGACGAGGGGGTCGCTTTCCGTTATTTCTTCCCCGAGGCAACCAATGGTCTATTCCTGCACATCACCGGAGAGCAAACACAGTTTACCTTCCCCGAAAAAACAATGGCTTATTATGAACGCTGGGCACAGGGACCTTACGAATTGCAGTCTTTAAAAAATTGGAAAGATGAAAGTGAAAGACCATTGACATTAAAGTTGAAAAATGGGTTAACAGTAGCTTTAGCCGAAGCAGAAATGATAGACTATTCCCGTATGAAGTTTCGTCTGGATGAAACGAAGCAAAATACCTTGCAGGCTTCTTTATATAGCTCTGTAGATGTGATAACTCCTTACACTACGCCGTGGCGGGTGATTATGGTAGCAGAAAAAGCCACAGAGCTGATAGAGAATAACGATATTATCCTGAATCTGAATCCTGCGAATAAAATAAAAAATACCTCATGGATAAAGCCTGGTAAGGTTATTCGTGTGGCGAAGTTAACACAGGAAGATGCTATTAAATGTATTGATTTTGCAGCTGAACGGGGTTTGCAGTATATTCATATTGATGCAGGTTGGTATGGTCCGGAAATGAAAATGGAATCAGATGCTACTTCTGTCGCAGAGAACAGAAACTTTGATATTCCGGCGCTGACTGCTTATGCAGCAAAGAAAGGAATAGGCTTATTAGTATATGTTAATCAACGGGCACTGGTACAACAGTTGGATGAATTATTGCCACTTTATAAAAAATGGGGAATTAAAGGGATAAAATTTGGTTTTGTACAAATAGGAAACCAGCATTGGTCAACCTGGTTACACGATGCCATTAAAAAATGTGCACAATATGAAATGTTAGTGGACATACATGATGAATATAGGCCTACAGGATTCAGCCGTACATATCCGAATCTGATGACACAGGAAGGAGTACGGGGAAATGAAGAAATGCCTGACGCAATACATAATACCATTCTGCCATTTACACGTTTTCTAGCGGGAGCAGCAGATTATACAATATGCTATTATAATAATAGGATAAAAACTACCCATGCTCACCAGCTAGCCATGGCTGCAGTATATTACAGTCCTTTACAGTTTTTATATTGGTATGACCATCCTTCGGCCTATCAAGGCGAACCGGAAATAGAATTCTTTGATAAAGTAAAAACGGTTTGGGACGATACTAAAGCAGTAGCGGGGGATGTAGGCGAATATGTTACCATAGCTCGCCGAAGTGGAAACGACTGGTTTTTAGGTTCATTGAATAATAATGATGCCCGGAATGTGACTACACCCTTGACCTTTTTAGAGGCTGGTAAAAAATATGTAGCCCATATCTATACAGATGATGAAAATATAAATACCCGCACAAAAGTTAAAGTAACGCGGTTAATAGTAGATAAAACTGTCCAGCTACAATTTACCTTAAAAGCAAGCGGAGGTAGCGCGATTCATCTTGTTCCGGCTACAAAAAAAGATCAGAAAAGCTATAGGTCATATAAGAGAAATACAGTTTTATAG
- a CDS encoding SusC/RagA family TonB-linked outer membrane protein has translation MRIILRKGVSLASLMLLVFGCVLPASYAQQVVRGKIVDAQDKQPIIGAAVKIKDSAAGTQTDADGNFQLNAATGAVLEISYIGYLKKEITANFFDIMQIALELDNKQLEEIVVVGYGTQKKETLTGSVTKVDAKAFQDKGPLASPIQAMQGQVPGVIITRSSGAPGDESWSMSLRGAISKATAEPLVIIDGVVYDSFRELRLLNPSDIDNISFLKDASAAIYGSRAAGGVVLVTTKKANAGKAVVEFNTLYTRKETGLQPRLMSMDEWAAGVVEARTNDGYGADDVWIRYANLALANKGGYIDARNLANAPIPGAFLDVKDFVFLDNNWTDILWGGANSTQNDLSISGRGEKGGYRLSFGYLYDGGTLRYGNNNNNRYNIRLNSDFKVSERFSIESVISYNVQDQVMPTMIGNVLGQGYPQPGFPVSTLTGKPYAWGGQYTPNWFAEAGGDNRLKVGSTNISETFRFKLIEGLQLVSNLGYNTSTAIRDMKQNPIEWYNYKGDLLVQNNPTQQNSYYQKSTAKTDFYSGSIFLQFNRHFNQTHNIGATLGGQYEFKNYDYYLTKVTDINSSLSAINGTGTITMDKAREQYALGAYFGRLTYDYKAKYLFEANGRYDASSRFDRINRWNLFYGFSGGWRISEEDLVKDFGVFDELKLRASYGVVGNQAGVALYDGQQLYNQATGTGAYLGSAKVSYVTTNGRLVSYDRTWERIQNYNLALDFALFKNKLSGTFERFIKRNNNMFLQGQYPAMLGANAPEINMGKFKSNGWDAILNWSDKIGEFNYNLGGVFTFAENKIVDYGGQNFATSGGLIREIQSYALNSIFGLKYAGRIQTEEQRQEYLDKYNVGNGIGLSSAIRVGDNMYEDISGDGILNYDDLVYLGTDDPKISYSFNAGVGYKGFDFSVIFQGAGQRVTFRDDVNWRQPFRSVYLNTTNQSVGNHWTPDNPNAHFPKYSTNGTINTYNYQASSWSVENGNYLRLKNIVLGYTLPQTVIGKLKGFSKLRVYLAGQDLWEVTHINDGWDPEATRTVDAARRYPFNRSFTAGINATF, from the coding sequence ATGAGAATCATTTTACGAAAAGGTGTCAGCTTGGCTTCGCTTATGCTGTTGGTATTCGGGTGTGTTTTGCCAGCATCCTATGCCCAACAGGTTGTAAGAGGTAAAATAGTTGATGCCCAGGACAAACAGCCTATTATTGGCGCGGCGGTAAAGATTAAAGACTCTGCAGCCGGAACGCAAACAGATGCTGATGGCAATTTTCAATTAAATGCAGCAACAGGTGCTGTGTTAGAGATAAGTTACATCGGTTATCTTAAAAAAGAAATTACCGCAAATTTCTTTGATATCATGCAAATAGCATTAGAGCTGGATAATAAACAGTTGGAAGAGATTGTAGTTGTGGGATATGGAACTCAAAAGAAAGAAACTTTGACAGGTTCTGTGACAAAAGTCGATGCAAAAGCTTTTCAAGACAAAGGCCCTTTAGCGAGTCCTATACAAGCAATGCAAGGACAAGTGCCTGGAGTTATTATAACACGTTCATCAGGAGCACCGGGGGATGAATCTTGGTCAATGAGTTTAAGAGGGGCTATATCTAAGGCAACCGCAGAACCTCTGGTTATTATTGATGGTGTTGTGTATGATAGTTTTAGAGAGTTGAGATTGTTAAATCCGTCTGATATTGATAATATATCTTTTCTTAAAGATGCGTCGGCAGCGATTTATGGTTCACGGGCAGCAGGAGGGGTAGTATTGGTAACAACTAAGAAGGCAAATGCAGGTAAGGCAGTAGTAGAATTTAATACTTTATATACGAGGAAGGAAACCGGTTTGCAACCACGTTTAATGAGTATGGATGAATGGGCTGCCGGAGTGGTAGAAGCGAGAACAAATGATGGTTATGGAGCTGATGATGTTTGGATACGCTATGCAAATTTAGCTCTGGCAAATAAAGGTGGATATATAGATGCAAGAAATTTAGCTAATGCACCTATTCCGGGAGCTTTTTTAGACGTGAAAGATTTTGTTTTCTTAGATAATAACTGGACAGATATTTTATGGGGCGGAGCCAATTCGACACAAAACGATTTGAGCATTTCTGGAAGAGGTGAAAAAGGCGGTTATAGACTTTCTTTTGGTTATTTATATGATGGCGGGACTTTACGTTATGGTAATAACAATAATAATAGATATAATATTCGGTTGAATAGCGACTTTAAGGTAAGCGAACGCTTTAGTATAGAATCTGTTATTTCTTACAATGTGCAAGATCAGGTAATGCCTACGATGATTGGTAATGTTCTTGGTCAGGGATATCCCCAGCCAGGTTTTCCAGTGTCAACTTTAACGGGTAAGCCATATGCTTGGGGTGGGCAATATACACCAAATTGGTTTGCTGAGGCAGGAGGAGATAACCGTCTTAAAGTTGGGTCTACTAACATAAGTGAAACTTTCCGTTTTAAACTAATAGAAGGTCTGCAGTTAGTGAGTAATCTTGGATATAATACCAGTACGGCAATTAGAGATATGAAGCAAAATCCTATAGAGTGGTATAACTACAAAGGAGATTTGCTTGTTCAAAATAATCCTACACAACAGAATAGCTATTATCAAAAAAGTACGGCTAAGACTGACTTTTATTCAGGATCAATTTTTCTTCAGTTCAACAGGCATTTCAATCAAACTCATAATATCGGAGCTACGTTGGGTGGACAATACGAATTTAAGAATTATGATTACTATTTAACAAAAGTAACAGATATCAATAGTTCCCTATCTGCTATTAATGGAACAGGAACGATCACAATGGATAAGGCCAGAGAGCAATATGCTTTGGGGGCGTATTTCGGACGATTAACTTATGACTATAAAGCTAAATACCTGTTTGAAGCAAATGGTCGTTATGACGCTTCATCAAGATTTGATAGGATAAATCGTTGGAATTTATTCTACGGTTTTTCAGGAGGTTGGAGAATATCTGAAGAAGACTTGGTAAAAGATTTTGGTGTATTTGATGAGTTAAAGTTAAGGGCTTCATACGGGGTAGTTGGAAATCAGGCTGGAGTCGCACTTTATGATGGTCAGCAATTATATAATCAAGCGACTGGGACTGGGGCTTATTTAGGATCAGCAAAAGTAAGCTACGTGACAACTAATGGAAGATTAGTCTCATATGATCGTACTTGGGAAAGAATTCAGAACTATAATTTAGCGCTGGATTTTGCCCTGTTCAAGAACAAGTTGTCGGGTACTTTTGAACGTTTTATTAAAAGGAATAATAATATGTTCCTTCAGGGGCAATATCCTGCAATGTTGGGAGCAAATGCTCCTGAAATAAATATGGGAAAATTTAAGTCTAATGGATGGGATGCTATTTTAAATTGGTCAGATAAAATAGGTGAATTTAACTATAACTTAGGTGGTGTATTTACTTTTGCAGAGAACAAAATTGTTGATTACGGAGGACAAAACTTTGCAACATCAGGGGGACTAATTCGAGAGATACAAAGCTATGCTTTGAACTCTATTTTCGGTTTAAAATATGCTGGTCGTATTCAGACGGAAGAACAAAGACAGGAATATCTTGATAAATATAATGTAGGCAATGGCATCGGTTTAAGTAGTGCCATTAGAGTGGGTGATAATATGTATGAAGATATAAGTGGAGATGGAATCTTAAATTATGATGATCTGGTTTACTTAGGAACTGATGATCCAAAGATATCTTATTCGTTTAACGCCGGTGTGGGGTATAAAGGATTTGATTTCTCTGTAATATTTCAAGGAGCAGGTCAACGAGTGACTTTTAGGGATGATGTGAACTGGAGACAACCATTTCGTTCTGTATATCTGAATACAACGAATCAATCCGTGGGAAATCATTGGACGCCAGACAACCCCAATGCACATTTTCCTAAGTACTCTACGAATGGAACTATAAATACTTATAACTATCAGGCATCATCATGGTCAGTTGAAAATGGTAATTATTTGAGATTAAAAAATATTGTCCTTGGTTATACATTGCCTCAAACGGTAATCGGTAAATTGAAAGGCTTTTCAAAATTAAGAGTGTACCTTGCTGGCCAGGATTTGTGGGAAGTAACCCATATTAATGACGGGTGGGACCCAGAAGCGACAAGAACTGTGGACGCGGCGAGACGTTACCCATTTAATAGGTCGTTCACAGCAGGTATTAATGCAACTTTTTAA
- a CDS encoding RagB/SusD family nutrient uptake outer membrane protein, with amino-acid sequence MKRNYQKYFTALFFVTASMLQVSCNNILDLDPKAQIADGNYWKKANDFKLFANKFYGWRRDFGSSVYDSPHSDRRSDLMTSTSANVWSNGTNSIPASDGNFSGAFSKVRDVNTLILKAEAYNKPEEIAQYVAEARFFRAYTYFDLLQLFGDAPIIKNITDVTDPILSSGRNSRAEVADFIIEDLQAAIPNLPLQSAIPASDAGRVSRGAAQAFLSRVALFEGTWQKFRGNTSRAIILLDIAANSAKEVINSNEYTLFKPAVLGDSAQKYLFILEDAKSNPAGIKKSENKEYIFVNRHDEVLNPIGQNITQETFANVQFVSKKFANMYLTQNGLPINHPGNTQFQGYATIVSEYTNRDNRMKYTLMPPKRAYWRNNSPRVTWLGDAADRASAAFTSYIPGAGGSGYNNQKWAAERAVPDRSEGYDYPIIRYAEVLLNYAEAVYERDDAISDADLDISLNLVRNRVNMAMPKLSNAFVNTNSLEMRTEIRRERTVELFNEGFRIDDLKRWKTAETEMPLNILGIRWTGTEYQTTSGWSTISRPRNSEGDIVIESGRVWEQKHYLYPIPADQLKLNPNLKQNPEWE; translated from the coding sequence ATGAAAAGAAATTATCAAAAATACTTTACAGCTTTATTTTTCGTGACGGCATCTATGTTGCAGGTCAGCTGTAATAACATTCTGGATTTGGATCCAAAAGCACAAATTGCGGATGGGAACTATTGGAAAAAAGCAAACGATTTCAAACTGTTTGCAAATAAATTTTATGGTTGGAGACGTGATTTTGGTAGTTCTGTTTATGATTCTCCACATAGTGATAGACGGTCCGATTTAATGACGTCTACAAGTGCCAATGTATGGAGTAATGGAACAAATTCTATTCCTGCTTCAGATGGTAATTTTTCTGGAGCATTTAGTAAGGTTAGAGACGTAAATACATTAATTTTGAAGGCTGAAGCTTATAATAAGCCAGAGGAAATAGCTCAATATGTTGCAGAAGCCAGATTTTTTAGAGCATATACTTACTTTGATTTGCTTCAATTATTTGGAGATGCTCCGATTATAAAAAATATCACAGATGTAACTGATCCTATACTAAGTTCGGGAAGAAACTCTCGAGCAGAAGTCGCTGATTTCATTATCGAAGATTTACAGGCTGCTATACCTAACCTGCCATTACAAAGTGCTATACCTGCATCTGATGCGGGAAGAGTAAGCAGAGGGGCGGCACAAGCCTTTCTTTCTAGGGTGGCTTTGTTTGAAGGTACTTGGCAAAAATTTAGAGGTAATACATCTAGAGCAATTATTTTATTGGATATTGCTGCGAACTCAGCAAAAGAGGTTATAAATAGCAATGAATACACATTGTTTAAGCCCGCTGTATTAGGTGATTCTGCGCAAAAATATCTGTTCATATTAGAAGATGCAAAATCTAATCCGGCGGGTATCAAAAAATCAGAAAACAAAGAGTATATTTTTGTTAATCGCCATGATGAGGTATTGAATCCTATTGGACAAAATATTACTCAGGAAACATTTGCAAACGTACAATTTGTCAGTAAAAAGTTTGCAAATATGTATCTAACACAAAATGGCTTACCTATAAATCATCCTGGAAATACGCAATTTCAGGGATATGCTACTATTGTTTCTGAGTATACTAATCGTGACAATCGAATGAAATATACCCTTATGCCACCAAAGCGAGCATATTGGAGAAATAATAGCCCAAGAGTAACTTGGTTGGGAGATGCAGCAGATCGTGCTTCTGCCGCATTTACTTCTTATATTCCAGGAGCAGGAGGCAGTGGTTATAATAACCAAAAATGGGCAGCAGAAAGGGCAGTTCCAGACCGTTCAGAAGGCTATGATTATCCAATTATTCGTTATGCGGAAGTTCTATTGAATTATGCTGAGGCTGTTTACGAAAGAGACGATGCAATTTCGGATGCGGATTTGGATATATCATTGAATCTGGTAAGAAATAGGGTAAATATGGCAATGCCTAAACTAAGTAACGCTTTTGTAAATACAAATAGTTTAGAAATGCGTACTGAAATAAGAAGAGAACGTACAGTGGAGTTATTTAATGAAGGTTTTAGAATTGATGATTTAAAACGATGGAAGACTGCCGAAACTGAAATGCCTCTGAATATATTAGGCATTCGATGGACAGGTACAGAATATCAGACAACATCAGGTTGGAGTACAATTTCGCGTCCAAGAAATTCGGAGGGAGATATCGTGATTGAATCTGGACGGGTTTGGGAGCAAAAGCATTATTTGTATCCTATACCAGCAGATCAGTTAAAACTGAATCCCAATTTAAAGCAAAATCCAGAATGGGAATAA
- a CDS encoding DUF4979 domain-containing protein codes for MRNFIKNIQEKGMLFGIVMTSLVIFSCSDSLVDQIAVERTVITNIQIKTTTELPLLIGKDSLLTVVYAPESPSNSKLEWSSSDESIAKVSQEGRVSAMALGAAKITVKSTDGSARASSIDVRVINSIDYITGITLTSASAQLFENETLLLNAAIAPLNATYKTLKWTSSDNSVAVVSETGDVTGVKEGTVTITASATDGSGKKGTILLTVKKVIPLTGIAISTVINETLAIDQLLPIEVTLAPSNATAQSLVWSSDNPAIASVSNTGIVKGMGDGRATITVSAKNDSNIKATITVVVEAGKINDTFLVSNSVWKVATANSSSVISDGLFKATMAVQSVGPPIKYRADFQRNGGAILHAGNYPIIAFKFNRPIGAGNIVFDTNNGSYLNGNNKLTTLTAKDGIQVHYADLSTGTFGPSAVKLSTLTATTLTVFQLKIADFVLADGDNHYEVYWVKSFKTVADLQAYINQ; via the coding sequence ATGAGAAATTTTATAAAAAATATACAAGAAAAAGGAATGCTATTTGGGATTGTTATGACGTCTTTGGTAATCTTTTCTTGTAGTGATTCTTTAGTAGACCAAATCGCGGTAGAAAGAACTGTTATAACAAATATTCAAATAAAAACAACTACAGAATTGCCTTTGTTAATTGGGAAAGATAGTTTGTTGACCGTTGTTTATGCGCCAGAAAGCCCTTCTAATTCGAAATTGGAATGGAGTAGCAGTGACGAGAGCATAGCTAAGGTTTCGCAAGAGGGAAGAGTAAGTGCAATGGCATTAGGTGCAGCTAAAATTACAGTGAAATCTACAGACGGTAGTGCCAGAGCATCAAGTATTGACGTGAGAGTGATTAATAGTATAGATTATATAACAGGCATTACATTGACATCTGCAAGTGCTCAGTTGTTTGAGAATGAAACTTTATTACTTAACGCAGCTATTGCGCCATTAAACGCTACTTATAAAACATTGAAATGGACGAGCAGTGATAACTCTGTAGCTGTGGTTTCGGAAACGGGTGACGTGACAGGTGTAAAAGAAGGAACGGTAACTATTACTGCGTCTGCGACAGATGGCAGCGGAAAGAAAGGAACCATATTATTAACCGTGAAAAAAGTTATTCCTTTAACTGGAATTGCCATTAGTACAGTAATTAATGAAACTTTAGCCATTGATCAGTTATTGCCTATAGAGGTAACACTTGCTCCATCTAATGCGACAGCACAATCTTTAGTGTGGTCTTCTGATAATCCAGCGATAGCTTCGGTATCTAATACAGGTATTGTTAAAGGGATGGGAGACGGAAGGGCTACTATAACAGTATCTGCAAAAAACGATTCTAATATTAAGGCTACTATTACGGTAGTCGTTGAAGCTGGTAAGATAAATGACACATTTTTAGTTTCAAATTCAGTGTGGAAAGTGGCTACTGCAAATTCGTCAAGTGTAATATCAGATGGGTTGTTCAAGGCTACTATGGCGGTCCAGTCTGTAGGTCCTCCGATTAAATACAGAGCAGATTTTCAGAGAAATGGAGGGGCGATTCTTCATGCAGGGAATTATCCAATTATAGCATTTAAATTTAACAGACCAATAGGAGCAGGAAATATAGTTTTTGATACCAATAATGGTTCGTATTTGAATGGAAATAATAAATTGACAACCTTAACCGCAAAAGATGGAATACAAGTGCACTATGCAGATCTAAGTACAGGTACTTTCGGACCAAGTGCTGTTAAATTATCAACACTAACAGCTACAACATTAACGGTTTTTCAATTGAAAATAGCTGATTTTGTATTGGCAGATGGAGATAATCATTACGAAGTGTATTGGGTGAAATCATTTAAAACGGTTGCTGATTTACAAGCTTACATCAATCAATAA
- a CDS encoding alginate lyase family protein, which translates to MRSGISKISFSLLLAGALTIGCKKSGGDQTPNPDPNPPVSAIKIVHPGMLHTADDLAFVKIKVDAGLSPWKEGYDKFNTSTHLNLSYTANPTIKLIRGGNSTEEPSPDNYANAFRDSHAAYQMGIKWKLTGDDRWAAKGVEILNAWAGTCKSINGDSNKFLASGIYGFTFANAAELLRNYSGWKIEDFTAYKKWMLDVFYPLALDFLERHNGACNSHYWTNWDAANMCSVLSIGILTDDVSKVNYAINYFKKGIGNGNIDNAVTAIHKVNGEVLGQGQESGRDQGHATLVISLLGSFCQMAYNVGEDLFAYKDNKFLALCEYTAKYNYSDASGIFLYNVPFTEYIRKYNVNCSASETLTTVSAVGRGELRPCWELVYNHYAKVKGIEAKYSKMFAEKVRPEGGGSHYGPNSGGYDQLGFGTLLFSK; encoded by the coding sequence ATGAGAAGCGGAATTTCAAAGATAAGTTTTAGCCTGTTGCTGGCAGGCGCTTTAACAATAGGATGTAAAAAGTCTGGAGGAGACCAAACACCGAATCCAGATCCAAATCCTCCAGTATCTGCTATTAAAATAGTACATCCTGGAATGCTGCACACTGCAGATGATCTTGCTTTTGTGAAAATAAAAGTGGATGCTGGTCTGTCACCATGGAAAGAAGGATATGACAAATTTAACACCAGTACACATTTGAATCTAAGCTATACAGCTAATCCTACAATAAAATTAATCAGAGGGGGCAATTCTACAGAAGAGCCGTCCCCAGATAATTATGCAAATGCTTTTAGAGATTCGCATGCCGCATATCAAATGGGGATTAAATGGAAGTTAACAGGAGATGACCGTTGGGCAGCAAAAGGTGTGGAGATCTTAAATGCCTGGGCTGGTACTTGTAAGTCTATTAATGGCGATAGTAATAAATTTTTAGCTTCTGGTATTTATGGTTTTACTTTTGCCAATGCAGCAGAACTATTAAGAAATTACAGTGGCTGGAAAATTGAAGATTTTACAGCCTATAAAAAATGGATGTTGGATGTCTTTTACCCATTGGCTTTGGACTTTTTAGAGAGACATAATGGAGCATGCAATTCCCATTACTGGACTAATTGGGATGCCGCAAATATGTGTTCCGTTTTGTCTATAGGAATACTAACAGATGATGTGAGTAAGGTTAATTATGCCATTAATTATTTTAAGAAAGGTATTGGTAATGGTAATATAGATAATGCAGTGACAGCCATACACAAAGTAAACGGCGAAGTTTTGGGACAAGGACAGGAATCAGGAAGAGATCAGGGACATGCAACACTGGTGATTTCCCTGTTGGGCTCTTTTTGTCAAATGGCCTATAATGTTGGTGAGGACCTTTTTGCCTATAAAGATAACAAATTCTTAGCTTTGTGTGAGTATACAGCTAAGTACAATTATTCCGATGCATCGGGTATATTTCTTTATAATGTCCCTTTTACGGAATATATAAGGAAATATAATGTCAATTGTTCGGCTTCCGAGACCTTAACAACCGTATCAGCCGTAGGAAGAGGTGAGTTGAGGCCGTGTTGGGAACTGGTATATAATCATTATGCGAAAGTAAAAGGTATAGAAGCTAAATATTCCAAAATGTTTGCTGAAAAAGTCCGTCCTGAAGGAGGGGGGAGTCATTATGGTCCTAACAGTGGAGGATATGATCAATTAGGATTCGGTACTTTATTGTTTTCTAAGTAA